The window tacaaatatagaatatggttagaaattttaaaacaacactaaaaagtttaggtttcagtatatagagcgtttaacgtaaaactcaatatttcgtATGGGTttaacatagattttgaaaaaattcaaaaatataacaatattgttttaatgcatagttccATCctaaactaacatatgatgatggtcgaAGAGGCTTcaaacctttgttgtctatgTTTCTGTAAGATTTAGGaattatatgaagttttactaaattaattgataaataattctagaaagatgtccatgtaccatgaaagagagtttaaaatacattaatacaaatgtagaatgtggttagaaattttaaaacaccaCCAAAAATTATAGGCTcgaatatatagagcatttatcgaaaaactCAATGTAACAATTAGTTTAATTATTGACATTTGTCTTTTTCTTATAACAAAGTGAATgccatataaatattttgatcaatTTAACATGTATCCatcatttctcaaattttaaaattttttgagaCTTAATTAAATTCTTTTTGCAGCTTAACTTTTTTTCGATGATTCAACAATGAACGTAGGGTCCGACTGGTGACAATTCTGGAACCAagagaaacaaatataaaagGAATGTATAGGAATAGAATTGgaggaatgaaaaggaatggtTGTTCCATATCATATTTAACAAGGAACAACtttgttctttatttctttataaaaaaaagaatagtagagaatgagaaaaaaaaaatatttcttatgaatggtgatttttttaaagaatgttAGAGAATGTATTCCTGATCGTTCATCAGTCACCATTCTTATCCGTAATATTATTGACCACATCACGTAATATTATAGACCACATCACGGCATGGCCCAAACTACATTGACGTGGACCTCAATAAACATATTATTCAACTCTTTGAATTTTTCTCTTGCCCACATACCTAACCCAAGCACCATCGAATATCCAATTTCACATTTTTTTCGTATAATGTTAAACTCATAGGACCAAAAAGATCACGAAAACAAATTCAAATGCACAGGGAAGAAAGAGTAAGGGAAAGGATCTCTAATGTTTCATCATATCACCAAGACAgacaataatttttcaaccttATTATTCTCTACAAATCCGACaagaaaatgagaaaaagaTCTGAGAGCAGTGGCCATTAAAACAACCGAACCATGCGGAGGAAAACAGAACCACGTTGGAAAAGAGTTGAAATGCTTTGGTTGGATTCATCATCTGTTGCTCATTCTCAAGGCTTGAGAGAGAGGGCCAAACCAACCTTAGCATTCTTGTCAATAGCCTTAGTGTCAACTTCTCCAGAGATAGTGAAGAAGGACCTGGGTGTCCACTGGTGTTGAATGAGCGCATTGGCTATCCCGGCACTGTTCACGCGTGCCTTCACCGTGGTCAAGGGGTCAAGTGAATGCTGCGTTCCAACTGTTATGGTGTTGACATTGGTAGAGAACTTGTGGTTTACTTCAGCTCCAACAGCGGTGTTGAACAGCGGGTTAACAATGTGGTAGTATGAAGCGTTGACAGAATCTCCTTTGTCATTCCTAAACAAACAAGGAGAGTCAATATACCTTTTATCGAAATTGATCAATGACCCGCAGGAATTAACTTACAGGGTGAGGGAGGCAATCAAATCATCCTTGGTGAAGCTGAGACCAGCATTGATCTTGGTGAAATTGCCTGATTTGGTGTCAAAGGAAACATCAGTACCAGCAGCTAACACATTGGTTCCCATAACAGCAGAGAAGTTGACAGTGGGGTTTTGAGTCAATCCCATGCTCGTGCTGATACCAGCATATTCATGCAAGTACTGAAGCTCAATCTGATTATAAGAGGATGAACACATAATAATGAAGTTAGGAAAGATAGAtcatcaaaataaataacaaaatacaaatgcTTGGGAACTTAGTACCTTGCCAGAGTTTTGGTCAGGGGCCCTGAAGCTGAAGATGGACTTGAGTCCAGGGGCAGCCTCATCAACGGTGGCAGTGATCAAAACCTGAAccaatacacacacacacacatagaTAAGATAAACTGATAGGAGAAGCTAAAAAGATGAATGTATATATAGACTTACGGTATTGTCAGTGGAAACTTTGAGATCAGTAGTGATGTTTTTTTGCTTGAGTTGGAGAGAAACATCTCCCAAGAGTGAGTCACCTTTCTTGGTTCCACTTGATGTGATGCCCTAAACGATATTGTAAGCTTATGAGTAACGATGAGATTATGtacagagtagaagaagaagaagaagcacaaTGCGTTACTTACTGCTGCAATCTCAGAAGTGAACTTAATAAAAGCTAATCGAATAGAACAAGAACAACAAAAAGTATAAACACAATCACTAGAGAAGACCTCATCATATTCCATATTATCATCACTCTCATCAGTAAGAAAAATGAAGAGTTGGAAACTTACAACACCGGCAGGAGATTGAGTAGTGATACTGAATTTCTGGTCGCTGTTGTGGTCCTTGTACAAAAgatctgagagagagagagagagagagagagaggcccAAACATCAATTCGTAGTATCTCCTTCATGTACATATCGGAAAGAGAGAAGCAGAGTAGTTAGTTTTTACCTTTTGCTTTTTTGCCGATGTCAGTGTAGAGACCTGGTCCTTTCCCCATTTCTTCGAGATAGTTCGAGAGAGA is drawn from Brassica rapa cultivar Chiifu-401-42 chromosome A05, CAAS_Brap_v3.01, whole genome shotgun sequence and contains these coding sequences:
- the LOC103870959 gene encoding mitochondrial outer membrane protein porin 1, whose protein sequence is MGKGPGLYTDIGKKAKDLLYKDHNSDQKFSITTQSPAGVGITSSGTKKGDSLLGDVSLQLKQKNITTDLKVSTDNTVLITATVDEAAPGLKSIFSFRAPDQNSGKIELQYLHEYAGISTSMGLTQNPTVNFSAVMGTNVLAAGTDVSFDTKSGNFTKINAGLSFTKDDLIASLTLNDKGDSVNASYYHIVNPLFNTAVGAEVNHKFSTNVNTITVGTQHSLDPLTTVKARVNSAGIANALIQHQWTPRSFFTISGEVDTKAIDKNAKVGLALSLKP